Proteins encoded within one genomic window of Candidatus Cloacimonadota bacterium:
- a CDS encoding Tpl protein, whose amino-acid sequence MQELVELMFRSERTGYFVNKKNLLIEPDMQVIARVERGEDIGRVLNCSVEDEELQEKLEKGEINKITRIATEEDFKQLEIVKRKEQEAKEKFLKMVKKYPFEMKLLETCYQLDGNKLTFFFSADGRIDFRDFVRELATEFKTRIELHQTSGREDARRYGGFGICGKTYCCCTFLKKFNQVTIQMAKDQNLLSNLSKISGPCGRLLCCLHYEEDFYLAQSEGFPNLEEMIEYKDKKMYVLKNDYYNNKINLISDADERETITLDEYKKLKNQQRKNRSKK is encoded by the coding sequence ATGCAGGAATTAGTAGAACTGATGTTTCGTTCGGAAAGAACAGGATATTTCGTAAATAAAAAAAATCTTCTCATTGAACCCGATATGCAGGTTATCGCCAGGGTTGAAAGAGGAGAAGATATCGGTAGAGTGTTAAATTGTTCGGTAGAAGATGAAGAACTGCAGGAAAAACTGGAAAAGGGCGAGATCAACAAGATCACCAGAATAGCTACCGAAGAAGATTTTAAACAACTGGAAATCGTTAAACGTAAAGAACAGGAAGCCAAAGAGAAATTCCTGAAAATGGTGAAGAAATATCCCTTCGAGATGAAACTTCTGGAAACTTGTTATCAATTGGACGGCAATAAATTGACTTTCTTTTTCTCAGCCGATGGGCGTATAGATTTTAGAGATTTTGTAAGAGAACTGGCCACTGAATTCAAAACCAGGATCGAGCTTCATCAAACTTCCGGCAGGGAAGATGCCAGAAGGTACGGCGGTTTTGGTATTTGCGGAAAAACATATTGCTGCTGCACCTTCCTCAAAAAATTCAATCAAGTTACAATCCAGATGGCAAAAGACCAGAATCTTCTCAGCAATCTATCCAAGATTTCAGGACCATGTGGTAGATTGTTGTGTTGTTTGCATTACGAAGAAGATTTCTATTTAGCACAATCAGAAGGCTTTCCAAACTTGGAAGAGATGATCGAATATAAAGATAAAAAAATGTATGTTCTCAAGAACGATTATTATAACAACAAAATCAATCTCATTTCCGATGCTGATGAGCGGGAAACAATCACATTGGATGAATATAAGAAACTAAAGAATCAGCAGCGAAAGAATCGTTCAAAAAAATAA
- a CDS encoding PBP1A family penicillin-binding protein, producing MSSKKRRKKRRISRKRLKKVDNYKPSLTLKILFVFFCIIIFFVGAGFGTFYYYSNELPPLSELTRYELKVGSEVYDRNDKLIHRFSFERRKLTDISQLPDYLINGIIAVEDKNFFEHWGMDLTGFIRAIVIDLQRGSFSQGASTITQQVARNMFLSLDKTIPRKIKELLLAIRIEKHFSKEEILELYLNKSPFGPGLYGIEVASQKYFGKDAKDLTIEEAALIIGMPQKPSGYYPFNYPEKAFNRRNLVLLRMLEEGVITDQEFVDARLKNIVLHYPKGNQSADDYFNEYIRVLLENKYGTTTLFTKGLKIYTTLDSDLQAFADTALNSCLSAFEKKNEYEFKYEDFPVDTINIVTPYVQGGVFSIEPETGYVRVMIGGRNFNHSKLNRIMQSKRQPGSSFKPILYTAALTEGYTPATIIKDEPFAFIQSDTLFWSIHNYSQKNFGYTRLREGLKKSRNIFAAKTIFDISPYRVVDYAKRFGITTPVYPYYAICVGSMEVIPYELITAYTTFPNNGNRVKPIFIRRVEDHQGKILESNETDKIRVVSDQTAYLMASLMQSVVNEGTGVGIRWQPGYGDLESVTYKWNAAGKTGTTDDFRDAWFIGYNKKLVTGIWVGFDNNDTLGKSQSGAVAALPAWPHIMKRAIVLDSPKNNRGRPIIDGSALQFEKPEGIITVEISKETGLLPKNTFEETMDEYFIVGTEPTRLSDSLNYNFYPTMYRENDMDSLVIDLGGIPYEWPDSIRYIEVVPDTTKPDSTIIMPEPVPGPIDLHGAQIIKDRKYVTRPDSLLWKGPPWLREDEIHKPIRYESDSLDELFKKLYNEE from the coding sequence ATGAGTAGTAAAAAGAGAAGAAAAAAAAGAAGAATCAGCCGAAAACGGTTAAAAAAAGTAGATAATTATAAACCAAGTTTAACACTGAAAATATTATTTGTTTTCTTTTGTATAATCATTTTTTTCGTTGGAGCAGGTTTTGGAACTTTTTATTATTACAGCAATGAACTTCCACCACTTAGTGAACTGACCAGATATGAATTGAAAGTGGGTTCAGAAGTTTATGATAGAAACGATAAACTAATACACAGATTCTCTTTTGAACGCCGTAAACTCACCGATATCAGTCAACTGCCGGATTATCTGATAAATGGCATAATTGCTGTAGAAGATAAGAATTTCTTCGAACATTGGGGTATGGATCTTACCGGATTTATCAGAGCTATCGTAATTGATCTGCAGCGAGGCAGTTTTTCTCAGGGAGCCAGCACGATCACGCAGCAGGTTGCCAGGAATATGTTCCTTTCACTGGATAAAACAATTCCCCGAAAGATCAAAGAATTGCTTCTGGCAATAAGGATTGAAAAACATTTTTCCAAAGAAGAAATCCTGGAGCTCTATCTTAACAAATCTCCTTTTGGACCTGGACTTTACGGTATCGAAGTGGCATCTCAAAAATATTTTGGAAAAGATGCTAAAGATCTCACAATAGAAGAAGCAGCTTTGATCATCGGAATGCCGCAAAAACCAAGTGGTTATTATCCTTTTAATTATCCAGAAAAAGCTTTTAACAGAAGAAATCTGGTTCTTCTACGAATGTTGGAAGAAGGTGTAATCACAGATCAGGAGTTTGTGGATGCACGCCTCAAAAATATTGTTCTTCATTATCCCAAAGGAAATCAGAGTGCAGATGATTATTTTAACGAATATATTCGTGTTCTTCTGGAAAATAAATATGGAACAACAACTCTTTTTACCAAAGGGTTAAAAATCTATACAACTTTAGATTCTGATCTTCAAGCTTTTGCTGATACAGCTTTAAATTCCTGCCTTTCAGCTTTCGAAAAAAAGAACGAATATGAATTCAAATATGAAGATTTCCCTGTTGATACGATAAATATTGTTACTCCGTATGTTCAAGGTGGAGTTTTTTCCATCGAGCCGGAAACCGGTTATGTTCGAGTCATGATCGGAGGGCGTAATTTCAATCACAGTAAATTGAATCGTATTATGCAGTCCAAAAGGCAGCCGGGATCTTCCTTTAAACCGATACTTTACACAGCTGCTCTTACGGAAGGTTACACTCCAGCTACGATAATCAAAGACGAACCATTTGCCTTTATTCAGTCTGATACGCTTTTCTGGAGTATTCATAACTACTCTCAGAAAAATTTTGGTTACACACGACTTCGAGAAGGTCTGAAAAAATCTCGGAATATTTTTGCAGCCAAAACCATTTTCGATATCAGCCCGTACCGTGTTGTCGATTATGCCAAGCGTTTTGGAATAACAACGCCGGTCTATCCCTATTATGCAATCTGTGTAGGATCGATGGAAGTTATTCCATACGAACTAATTACGGCTTATACTACATTCCCAAATAATGGAAATCGGGTTAAACCGATTTTTATTCGACGTGTGGAAGATCATCAGGGAAAGATCCTGGAATCGAATGAAACGGATAAGATCAGAGTTGTGTCCGATCAAACCGCTTATCTTATGGCAAGTCTGATGCAGTCAGTTGTAAATGAAGGAACTGGAGTCGGAATTCGCTGGCAGCCCGGCTATGGAGATCTGGAATCTGTAACCTACAAATGGAATGCTGCTGGAAAAACAGGTACTACAGATGATTTTCGAGATGCCTGGTTTATCGGCTACAACAAAAAACTTGTTACCGGAATCTGGGTCGGATTTGATAACAATGACACATTGGGAAAAAGTCAGTCAGGTGCTGTAGCAGCTTTACCTGCCTGGCCCCACATTATGAAACGTGCAATTGTGCTTGATTCACCAAAAAATAATCGGGGTCGGCCCATCATCGACGGCAGTGCATTGCAGTTTGAAAAACCAGAAGGAATTATCACTGTCGAAATTTCTAAAGAAACAGGCTTACTTCCCAAAAATACTTTTGAAGAAACAATGGATGAATATTTCATAGTTGGAACAGAACCAACTCGATTATCAGACAGTTTAAACTATAACTTTTATCCAACCATGTATCGAGAAAATGATATGGATTCCCTTGTTATCGATTTGGGTGGAATTCCATATGAATGGCCGGATTCTATCCGCTATATAGAGGTAGTTCCAGATACAACAAAACCAGATTCAACGATAATTATGCCGGAACCTGTTCCAGGACCAATTGATCTGCATGGTGCACAGATAATTAAGGACAGAAAATATGTAACACGTCCCGACAGCCTGCTTTGGAAAGGCCCTCCCTGGTTGCGGGAAGATGAAATACATAAACCAATTCGCTATGAATCTGATTCTCTGGATGAGTTGTTCAAGAAATTATACAATGAGGAATAG
- the serC gene encoding 3-phosphoserine/phosphohydroxythreonine transaminase, with protein sequence MRVHNFNAGPAVLPEEVLLEVQKNLFDYKGSGLSVMEMSHRSVEYDKIITEARARLLRLMGLGDDYVALFLQGGASTQFLMIPMNFCPEDKVANYIDTGAWSTKAWKEAKKLGKKYHLAASSQDKEFTYIPKTWELSENPAYLHITTNNTIRGTEWKIDPDVPEGVPLIADMSSNFLSRPLDFKKYDLIYGGAQKNIGPAGATFVVIKKSLMEKQNSGLPTMLDYNTHIGKDSMFNTPPAFAIYVVGEVLKWIEDKGGLEARAEYNRQKAKIIYDVFDNSDFYRGTVVPEDRSWMNVPFRLPSEELEKKFISEAKAKGMIGLKGHRSVGGCRASIYNSLPMKAVEDLAQFMHEFEKANK encoded by the coding sequence ATGAGAGTTCACAACTTCAATGCCGGACCGGCTGTTTTGCCGGAAGAAGTTTTATTGGAAGTTCAGAAAAATTTGTTTGATTACAAAGGATCGGGACTTTCCGTGATGGAAATGAGTCACAGATCTGTGGAATATGACAAAATAATTACAGAAGCCAGAGCCAGACTTTTAAGATTGATGGGTTTGGGAGATGATTATGTAGCTCTTTTTCTGCAAGGTGGAGCCAGCACACAATTTTTGATGATTCCGATGAATTTCTGCCCGGAAGATAAAGTAGCAAATTACATCGATACAGGAGCATGGTCTACCAAAGCCTGGAAAGAAGCAAAAAAACTTGGGAAAAAATATCATCTCGCTGCCTCGTCCCAAGATAAAGAATTTACTTACATTCCCAAAACCTGGGAACTATCCGAAAATCCTGCCTATCTGCATATTACTACAAATAATACAATTCGCGGAACAGAATGGAAGATCGATCCTGATGTACCCGAAGGTGTTCCACTTATTGCTGATATGTCTTCCAATTTCCTCAGCCGACCCCTCGATTTCAAAAAATATGATCTCATTTACGGCGGAGCGCAAAAAAATATTGGACCAGCTGGGGCAACTTTTGTTGTTATCAAAAAAAGCTTGATGGAAAAACAAAACAGCGGCCTTCCTACGATGCTCGATTATAACACTCACATTGGAAAAGATTCTATGTTCAATACACCACCTGCTTTTGCAATTTATGTAGTGGGCGAAGTTCTAAAATGGATCGAAGATAAAGGTGGTCTGGAAGCTCGAGCAGAATACAATAGACAAAAAGCCAAGATCATCTATGATGTTTTCGACAATTCAGATTTTTATCGCGGAACCGTAGTTCCTGAAGATAGATCTTGGATGAATGTGCCTTTCCGTCTTCCTTCAGAAGAATTGGAAAAGAAATTCATTTCGGAAGCAAAAGCTAAAGGTATGATCGGGTTGAAAGGACACAGAAGTGTTGGCGGATGCCGTGCTTCTATCTACAATTCTCTGCCAATGAAAGCAGTGGAAGATCTTGCTCAATTTATGCACGAATTTGAAAAGGCAAATAAATAG
- the rlmN gene encoding 23S rRNA (adenine(2503)-C(2))-methyltransferase RlmN yields MKTHVLSLLPGELEENFQQKSIPRFRTKQLLNWIYENLTCELHEMKNLPKTLKKQLTDHFDFFLPEIVKQETSTDGTSKFLFQLADNTHIEMVHIPHLDKNTFCISSQAGCSRGCKFCATASLGLSRNLAVEEIVAQIFLAKQFLKENRLTNIVFMGMGEPLDNLENVLKAVKILQNDACFNFSPRRITISTCGVIPGIRRLAESDLKVKLAVSLNAAIQTKREELMPVTKMYSLPELKKAILDFRKKTAYRITFEYVMIKDFNMGNEDVKAIYKFLGDITCKLNLIKWNEVPHFSYKSPSEDEIEIFRKKLEKLSSAVTFRNSRGADISAACGQLAGKQKF; encoded by the coding sequence ATGAAGACTCATGTACTGTCACTTTTACCTGGTGAATTAGAGGAGAACTTTCAGCAGAAATCAATTCCCAGGTTTCGTACAAAACAGCTGCTTAACTGGATCTATGAAAACCTTACTTGTGAATTACATGAAATGAAGAATCTGCCGAAAACATTAAAAAAGCAATTAACAGATCATTTTGATTTTTTTCTTCCTGAAATTGTAAAGCAGGAAACATCAACAGACGGAACCAGTAAATTTCTCTTTCAATTAGCAGATAATACTCACATTGAAATGGTTCATATTCCACATTTGGATAAAAATACATTTTGCATCTCATCTCAGGCTGGTTGTAGTAGAGGTTGTAAATTTTGTGCTACAGCAAGTTTAGGCCTTTCCAGGAATTTAGCTGTTGAAGAGATAGTTGCCCAAATATTCTTAGCAAAACAATTCCTAAAAGAAAACAGACTTACAAATATCGTCTTCATGGGTATGGGTGAACCTCTGGACAATTTGGAAAATGTATTAAAAGCAGTGAAAATTCTGCAGAATGATGCTTGTTTCAATTTCAGTCCTCGCCGCATCACGATCTCTACCTGTGGAGTTATTCCCGGTATTCGCAGATTAGCAGAAAGCGATTTGAAAGTGAAATTGGCGGTTTCATTGAATGCTGCTATCCAAACCAAACGTGAAGAACTGATGCCGGTTACAAAAATGTATTCACTTCCTGAACTGAAAAAAGCAATATTAGATTTTCGCAAGAAAACAGCTTATCGCATTACTTTTGAGTATGTTATGATCAAAGATTTCAATATGGGAAACGAAGATGTGAAAGCGATATACAAATTTTTAGGTGATATTACCTGCAAACTCAATTTAATTAAATGGAATGAAGTTCCACATTTTTCGTATAAATCACCTTCCGAAGATGAAATAGAAATATTTAGAAAAAAACTTGAAAAATTAAGTTCGGCTGTAACTTTTCGTAATAGTCGCGGAGCCGATATTTCCGCAGCTTGCGGTCAATTGGCAGGAAAGCAAAAGTTTTAG
- a CDS encoding Gx transporter family protein, with protein MNFLDFGNMSRRSYLVHLAFFTALAVTVFILESFIPKPMPFMKLGLANIIILMLLGSGNIKPGIIVAFTKSILGGLLAGTLFSPATLLSLSGTFFSLFLMIMLLKIPVNFSILGISIAGAVGHNFGQMIIVRLVLIKENSIFYLTPVLIIMGIATGIITGYLAKIFIDKLKEDFDEKHKVNTGSYE; from the coding sequence TTGAATTTTCTTGATTTTGGGAACATGAGCCGAAGAAGCTATCTGGTTCATCTGGCATTTTTTACAGCACTTGCAGTTACTGTGTTTATTTTGGAAAGCTTCATTCCCAAACCTATGCCGTTCATGAAATTAGGATTGGCAAATATCATCATTTTGATGCTGTTGGGTAGTGGAAATATCAAGCCCGGGATCATTGTAGCTTTCACCAAATCAATTCTGGGAGGACTGCTGGCGGGAACCCTTTTCAGCCCGGCTACTTTATTATCATTATCGGGAACGTTCTTTTCATTATTTTTGATGATAATGCTTTTGAAAATTCCTGTAAATTTCAGTATTTTGGGAATCAGTATAGCTGGTGCTGTTGGTCACAATTTTGGTCAAATGATAATCGTAAGATTGGTTTTGATCAAAGAAAATTCAATATTTTATTTGACGCCGGTGCTGATTATAATGGGAATAGCTACTGGAATTATTACTGGATATTTGGCAAAAATATTCATTGATAAATTAAAAGAAGATTTTGATGAGAAACATAAGGTAAATACAGGAAGTTATGAGTAG
- a CDS encoding ABC transporter ATP-binding protein, protein MKIIDINNLTLGYQNKRVIEDLNISFFAGEFCALLGPNGGGKSTFLKSLIGYLKPQFGEILIQGKKLTNWKSEELAKSISLIPQDNQLQFDYSVEELVLMGRFPYLGFWQKYSLQDKNIVRDILEKLDLSAMKNELYSQLSGGERRRVLIARALAQQTEILLLDEAFANLDINHQLEIMQILSEINREEGKLIILVSHNINLSSEYCDRIVMMKQGKIIADGKSENIINQSTLKQVYDADLEVISNPVSGKPNLIYKGR, encoded by the coding sequence ATGAAAATAATAGATATAAATAATTTAACTCTGGGTTACCAGAATAAAAGAGTGATCGAAGATCTTAATATCAGCTTCTTTGCAGGAGAGTTCTGCGCGCTTTTAGGACCCAACGGAGGTGGTAAATCAACATTTTTAAAAAGCCTGATCGGTTATCTGAAACCCCAATTTGGTGAGATATTAATTCAGGGAAAAAAATTAACAAACTGGAAATCTGAAGAATTAGCAAAATCAATCTCTTTGATCCCGCAAGATAACCAGTTGCAATTTGATTACAGTGTGGAAGAATTAGTTTTGATGGGTCGTTTTCCCTACTTAGGATTCTGGCAGAAATACAGTTTGCAGGATAAAAATATTGTTCGCGATATTCTTGAAAAACTTGATTTATCTGCTATGAAGAATGAGCTATATTCCCAACTTAGTGGAGGAGAACGAAGACGCGTTCTTATAGCAAGGGCTTTGGCTCAGCAGACAGAAATATTGCTGCTGGATGAAGCTTTTGCAAATCTGGATATAAATCATCAATTGGAAATAATGCAAATTCTTTCCGAAATTAATCGGGAAGAAGGAAAACTTATTATTCTGGTTTCACACAACATCAATCTTTCTTCAGAATACTGCGATAGGATTGTTATGATGAAACAAGGTAAAATAATAGCTGACGGTAAATCGGAAAACATAATAAATCAAAGCACTTTAAAGCAGGTTTATGATGCCGATCTGGAAGTTATTTCTAATCCTGTTTCGGGCAAACCGAATTTAATTTATAAAGGAAGATAA
- a CDS encoding TonB-dependent receptor plug domain-containing protein produces MKKKHKNFLPTFLAEKRRSDFNRRGVFHKNKLRFKFIIVVLFLLIIPLNALDISGKIVNEKNEPLQNAVFSNTEKMVISNKNGEFFLKDVNEKDRIRIHLIGYRDQTYFAADLPALITLSIETISVSGYKVSGSLTNSELLLSAEKITLEIDEKSNYSNAADIISERADLQINGTALTGETQSVSLPGFDPRHTLVMLDGIPLNKSGEAFDIASIPVEIIDKIEIGKNSGNGNMGLVININTKQEFSKASASYKHTFGSFGLDKHSVNLVRTVKNWNVSFFLSKSFSRNDFKYKIPEEWNVPDKYETRKFNDKEIYDLNLNVLNINKIVNVDYKLIFQDYFKKLPGTIINPDYFKNSRTTGQIWRNFVKLSKPMKNYLLKADLFYSQEESTYDNTRLDSLYNTPLYRALSTTKQAVNSAKIYIEYVQPGFFFEYGLDYKNEQFNYKDKLQPDNSISQKTLQNYGAFAQTNLDREIYPSIWKLTGSARWDQSNQFKEFTSWNIAPEYTYQTLFDIILGGSVSNGFTYPSFLNLYWKGDTQTAGNPDLKKEKSLSWQIFGKIDWQKHFIKITYRQDKLEDMIVWFLEFNSKWKPQNIEKVEISTWNFEAEYKLSKFVTFNGIYSFVDARNKTENSDLYNEKLIYTPEKKINLKAKIEYENLFGSLSWKYVGKQNYTMDQQSDKQFISAYNLLNSSLSYNFEMIGLQFSVGARANNILNKMYEVYRYIPQPGFNWDVNVGVKWEFDKK; encoded by the coding sequence ATGAAAAAAAAGCATAAAAATTTTTTACCAACTTTCTTGGCTGAAAAGAGGAGAAGCGACTTTAATCGGAGAGGGGTTTTTCATAAAAACAAATTAAGATTCAAATTTATAATAGTTGTACTTTTCCTGCTGATAATTCCCTTAAATGCTTTGGATATTTCAGGAAAAATAGTTAACGAAAAAAATGAACCTCTGCAGAATGCTGTATTTTCTAATACAGAAAAAATGGTGATTTCCAATAAAAACGGTGAATTCTTTTTAAAGGATGTTAATGAAAAAGATAGGATAAGAATTCATTTGATCGGCTATCGAGATCAAACATATTTCGCTGCTGATCTTCCTGCTTTGATTACTCTTTCAATAGAGACGATCTCAGTTTCTGGCTACAAAGTTTCAGGTAGTTTAACTAATTCGGAATTGCTGCTTTCAGCTGAAAAGATAACATTAGAAATTGATGAAAAAAGTAATTACTCAAATGCTGCTGATATTATTTCCGAAAGAGCTGATCTACAGATTAATGGAACTGCATTAACAGGCGAAACCCAATCAGTTTCTCTACCAGGATTTGATCCCCGGCACACATTGGTGATGCTGGATGGAATTCCTCTTAATAAAAGCGGTGAAGCTTTTGATATTGCTTCCATTCCGGTTGAAATCATCGATAAAATTGAAATCGGAAAAAACAGCGGAAACGGAAATATGGGTTTGGTTATCAATATCAACACCAAACAAGAGTTCAGCAAAGCTTCAGCTTCCTATAAACATACTTTCGGTTCATTTGGTTTGGATAAACATTCGGTTAATTTAGTTCGAACTGTAAAAAATTGGAACGTTAGTTTTTTCCTGTCTAAAAGTTTTTCACGCAATGATTTTAAATATAAAATTCCGGAAGAATGGAATGTACCGGATAAGTATGAAACTAGAAAATTTAATGATAAAGAAATCTATGATCTCAATCTTAATGTGTTAAATATTAATAAAATTGTAAACGTAGATTATAAACTGATCTTCCAAGATTATTTCAAGAAGCTCCCCGGTACTATTATCAATCCAGATTATTTCAAAAATAGTCGAACGACTGGACAAATCTGGCGAAATTTTGTAAAGCTTTCCAAGCCGATGAAAAATTATCTTTTAAAAGCTGATCTATTTTATTCACAAGAAGAATCAACGTACGATAATACTCGCTTAGATTCGCTTTACAACACTCCACTTTACAGAGCTTTAAGCACAACCAAGCAAGCTGTAAACAGTGCAAAAATCTACATTGAATATGTACAACCAGGATTCTTTTTTGAATACGGATTAGATTACAAAAATGAACAATTCAACTACAAAGATAAACTGCAACCAGATAATTCAATCTCGCAGAAAACTCTGCAAAATTACGGTGCTTTTGCTCAAACAAATTTGGATAGAGAAATCTATCCTTCTATCTGGAAATTAACTGGTTCTGCCCGATGGGATCAGTCCAACCAGTTCAAAGAATTTACAAGTTGGAACATTGCTCCTGAATACACATATCAGACGCTTTTTGACATAATTTTGGGAGGAAGTGTTTCCAATGGTTTTACTTATCCTTCTTTTCTCAACTTATATTGGAAAGGTGATACTCAAACTGCCGGTAATCCTGATCTGAAAAAAGAAAAATCTCTAAGCTGGCAGATTTTCGGAAAAATAGATTGGCAGAAGCATTTTATTAAAATAACATATCGCCAAGATAAGCTGGAAGATATGATCGTCTGGTTTTTGGAATTTAATAGTAAATGGAAGCCGCAAAATATTGAAAAAGTAGAAATTTCAACCTGGAATTTCGAAGCTGAATACAAGCTTTCCAAGTTTGTGACGTTCAATGGAATTTACAGTTTTGTGGATGCCAGAAATAAAACCGAGAATTCTGATCTTTACAATGAAAAATTGATTTACACTCCAGAAAAAAAAATAAACCTGAAAGCGAAAATTGAATATGAAAATTTGTTTGGTTCACTTTCCTGGAAATATGTTGGAAAGCAGAACTACACAATGGATCAGCAATCTGATAAGCAATTTATTTCAGCTTATAATTTGCTGAATTCCAGCTTAAGTTATAATTTTGAAATGATTGGTTTGCAGTTTTCAGTTGGAGCGCGAGCAAATAATATTTTGAATAAAATGTATGAAGTGTATCGCTACATTCCGCAACCGGGCTTTAACTGGGATGTGAATGTGGGTGTGAAGTGGGAATTTGATAAGAAGTGA
- a CDS encoding glycosyltransferase has protein sequence MIWQIVSGAAVFSLLIYLYYLFLFGKGLNQGKDLINYEKPFVSVVIAARNEEKNINRILTALVNQSYSKKLYEIIVANDASTDDTVKIVEEFGNKWEQVILLNVKNREEAKSPKKNALSQAIEIAEGEIVMLTDADCLVGNRWIEAMLANFDDADMVVGFSRTKLDNWKKSNIAQKFEHFDFLALFFAAAAAISAGKAFSCSGQNISYRKTAFKSVGGFEKIKHLISGDDVNLMQLFRKAGKKIRFAFSSPSYAYTQPVSSWKQLISQRSRWASNMKSQIGLNPEFFFYLISAFLVVILPIILLFNNFLLAVSIMIIRFLLEINFIKKGLKKFGEEKNKLSFYPLWFILQPVYFIVVACLGAFSIFNWKR, from the coding sequence TTGATCTGGCAAATAGTTTCCGGTGCTGCTGTATTTTCGCTGTTAATTTATCTTTATTATTTATTCCTGTTTGGAAAAGGATTAAACCAGGGCAAAGATCTCATAAACTATGAAAAACCATTTGTTTCTGTTGTTATTGCAGCCAGAAATGAAGAAAAAAATATAAACCGGATTTTAACAGCCCTTGTTAATCAATCATATTCAAAAAAATTATATGAAATAATCGTGGCAAATGATGCTTCCACTGATGATACTGTCAAAATAGTTGAAGAATTTGGCAACAAGTGGGAACAAGTAATACTATTAAATGTAAAGAATAGGGAAGAAGCGAAATCTCCAAAAAAGAATGCACTCTCACAGGCAATTGAAATTGCAGAAGGTGAGATTGTTATGCTTACAGATGCAGATTGTCTGGTAGGCAATAGATGGATCGAAGCGATGCTGGCAAATTTTGATGATGCCGATATGGTAGTAGGATTTTCAAGAACAAAATTAGATAATTGGAAAAAATCGAATATTGCTCAGAAATTTGAGCATTTTGATTTTCTGGCATTATTCTTTGCAGCTGCCGCAGCAATTTCGGCTGGAAAAGCATTTTCCTGTTCAGGCCAGAATATTTCCTACCGAAAAACAGCATTCAAAAGTGTAGGTGGCTTTGAAAAGATAAAACATTTAATTTCCGGTGATGATGTGAATTTGATGCAGCTTTTTAGAAAAGCTGGGAAAAAAATACGTTTTGCTTTTTCATCACCTTCTTATGCCTACACACAACCTGTATCCAGCTGGAAGCAACTTATCAGTCAGCGCAGCCGCTGGGCTTCCAATATGAAATCGCAAATCGGCTTGAATCCGGAGTTTTTCTTTTATTTGATAAGTGCATTTCTGGTAGTAATTCTACCGATCATTTTGCTATTTAATAATTTTCTATTGGCTGTTTCAATAATGATAATTCGCTTTCTTTTAGAGATAAATTTTATCAAAAAAGGACTTAAAAAATTTGGTGAGGAAAAAAACAAGTTGAGTTTTTATCCGCTTTGGTTTATCTTGCAACCAGTTTATTTTATAGTTGTGGCCTGCTTGGGGGCATTTAGCATTTTTAATTGGAAAAGATAG
- a CDS encoding epoxyqueuosine reductase: protein MLNLQIKSFLKKQGLDFIHFVDISNLPQKQNQVFSNALLLGIALSPEFIRMITEMPDYVDLMVRTGKVNSDEYVEKEAKVDYLADELATFLIEQGYNAYSQSENNLDKTGFYNTKTKTSPLPHKTIAGLAGLGWIGKHNLLVTPNYGSAICMCTVLTDAPLATVSKSPQESKCGDCSICMEICTPKAIKGNHWKIDGKREDLVDVFKCTQCLKCLVFCPWTQKYAFGQ from the coding sequence ATGCTTAATTTACAAATTAAGTCTTTTCTAAAAAAACAGGGATTAGATTTTATCCATTTTGTAGATATCTCCAATCTTCCACAAAAACAGAATCAAGTTTTCTCTAATGCTCTTCTTCTGGGAATTGCACTTTCTCCTGAATTCATCAGGATGATCACAGAAATGCCGGATTATGTAGATTTAATGGTGCGAACTGGAAAAGTGAATTCCGATGAATATGTGGAAAAAGAAGCTAAAGTTGATTACCTTGCCGATGAGCTAGCTACATTCTTGATCGAGCAAGGATATAATGCTTATTCACAATCTGAAAATAATTTAGATAAAACCGGATTTTATAATACAAAAACCAAAACTTCACCTCTTCCCCATAAAACCATTGCCGGTTTGGCTGGTTTAGGTTGGATTGGAAAGCATAATTTACTTGTAACTCCAAATTATGGTAGTGCAATTTGTATGTGTACCGTTCTTACCGATGCACCACTTGCTACAGTATCAAAGTCTCCACAGGAATCAAAATGTGGAGATTGTAGTATTTGCATGGAAATTTGTACGCCGAAAGCAATTAAAGGTAATCATTGGAAGATCGATGGCAAAAGAGAAGATCTGGTCGATGTTTTTAAGTGTACTCAATGTTTGAAATGCCTGGTGTTTTGTCCCTGGACGCAGAAATATGCTTTTGGACAATAA